The genomic segment GAATCACTAGTGTCGTCCACCGACTTCGGTTGCGACTTGGTCGGAACAGGTGGTGCAAAGCTCGGCAGCGGCTTCTGATATAGCTCGTTGACTGCTTTGCTTTCAGTCGAAGGCACTCGTGGTTGTGCATACTCCACAGGGGTTGCCGAGTTGTCCGTCCGAGACGTTGATGGAGCTGCCTGCTGAGTGGCTGAGTCTTCGTCCTTGATGGCCAGACCCTTCATGTATTGAGACATGTCGCTTGCTATACTCTGCTGCAGAAAGTCATCGTTCAGAAGTCGTGGGGTGGCAGGCGTCACAGGCGGCTTCGGCGACGAGTGGGCAGGTTCTTGACGAGGCGTACGAGGAGGCGTCTGCTGTGCTGTTGCGACCGCTTTCCTTGTGGGTGACGCCGGTAGAGGTACCTTGGTAGCAGGGCCAGGGGATGGTGGCGGCAGCGCCGACTTTTTGGTAGGCGACGGTGTCTTGGGCAGCGGTGGTGGCAGCATTGCGCCTCGCAACGTATTGCCCGTCTCCCGCTGTTCTACACTGTCGCCATCGATATTCTCTTTGTTCGATACTGTCCGTCTGGTGGGTGAATTCGGCGCGTGAGACCTTCTCGAATTCATGCCAGATTCGTTCACCGGCCGTAGTGCCGTCCCTGCATTGCCACGCCTGCCAGCAGGACGAACTGTGCCAAAGTCCCATagatcctcgtcctctggcCGCGACGGCGAGTTTTCGATGtaatcatcttcttcgttgtcCTTGTCGTCCCGGTGGGTGGCTTGCCATCGCTCGTGTCTTTCGATGAGCTCTGTCAGATATGCTGTGCGCTTCGCTTTCCGTATCCAAGGGTGTTTGAGAAGTTCTCGTGCGCTTGGTCGTTCTCGGGGCTCTTTTCGTAAGCACCGCCAGACGAAGTCTTTGAAATCCCTGCTGAAGTTCCCCTCCAAGATCGGCGCTGGGTTCTTGGGGATCAAAAATAGAACTTTCATGGGATGAATGTCACTGTAAGGTGGCTCGCCAAGTGCCAGCTCCAACGCAGTAATGCCCAACGACCAGATGTCGGCCTTGTGATCGTATCCAGACTGCTTGATGACTTCCGGTGCCATCCAAAACGGTGTGCCCACGAAggtattcttcttcgtcatcgtcgcagTCAATTGTCCCGAAACGCCAAAGTCCGCCAATTTGACTTGCCCATTCGCGCCCAACAGAATGTTCGCAGCCTTGATATCGCGATGCAGTTTCCCGTCATTGTGCAAGTACTCCAGCCCCAGCAGTAGTTCCCGGATGATGATACAGATGTAGTCCTCGGGCAAGACTCCTGGCTTCAGCATGTCCCCGCAACTGCCTCCCGAGCAGAATTCCATGATGATCCACAGATCAGAGCCCTTGAGGTATGAGCCATAATACCTGGTGACATAGGGCGAGTTCAGGCCCGACAGAATCGATATCTCTTGAATGATGTCGTCCACCTCGTCGTCGGCGTTCTCAACATCGATAATCTTGATAGCCACCGACTGCCCCGTGCGCTTGTCAACGCCCTTGTAGACCTTTCCGAAGCTGCCTCCGCCAATGCATGCTTGTTTGGTGTACAGTGTCTCGGGATCGGCGTTCTGTGTAGCGGCCATGGTCGCGTAGCCGTGTCTCGTGGGGTCGCGTCAATGGCAGCCGGACGGCGTGTTGGATTTAGTAGGAAGATGCTGCGATGCGCATGCCAGTCCCAATAAACACCAGGCGCCGTTCCGCGTGGCCTCGATATTAAGAGTAGAAGAGCTGGTGGGAgtcgtgctgctgcggagCAAGAGCCTCTGGGGTGGCTCGGCCGAAGTCGATACGCGAATGCTCGTCACTGCCGCCGAATGACCAGCATGCGGCGAGAAGGGCAGGAAGGGAGCGGCGAGGAATGACCCGGTTTTATGGGAATCTGGGCGGGTCGGTGGTGGCAGCAACAACCAGGTGCGCCAGCTGGATTGTTGGATCCGGTGGCAGTTGTCAAGCGCCGGGATGTGGTGTTTATGTATCAATCAACAAGCTCTCCAATCCACTCGCTTCCCTGCGCGACTCGACTGGGGACGCGCGCTAGTCGCGCCAAGCCCGCGTCGTACCTGCTTTGCCCGCGCGCCGCCTGCACGATACATCGTGTCTCTGCCCGTCTGAAACAGCGGTTGAGCAACACAATGAGACTCGCCCAATTGCTTTCGGCGCTGGTCGCTGCATCGCCATCCGTGGCTTCAATTTTGCCCGCACCTGAAGACAAGCTACTTCTTGCACCAGATCTCGTCGATTTCCACAAAGCATTGGTCGAGATCGAATCCATTTCGGGCAACGAGAAGGCCGTCGGCGATTGGCTCTACGAGAGCCTCGTGAACCAAGGCTATCATGCAGAGCGGCAATACGTTTCCAAGGACCCGGAGAGATTCAATGTATTCGCTTGGCCAGGCCACAACAGAGACCCGCCTGTTGTATTGAGTAGCCACATTGACACGGTATGCCTTGCAGCTACGATAAGGCCCAATTCATGCAGATGCTAAGAAGGACGTCAGGTGCCTCCCTTCCTTCCATACAAATCTaccaagcacaagcacaacACGACAATCTTCGGCCGTGGCTCAGTAGACGCCAAAGGAAGCGTCGCGACCCAGATCATCGCCGTGAACGAGCTCCTCGCCGCCTCCAAAATCTCCCGCGATGATGTGGGAATCCTCTACGTCgttggcgaagaagtcggcGGCGAAGGCATGAAGCACGCAAACCAACTCTCCCTCACGCCCAGTACTATCATCTTCGGCGAACCCACTGAACTCAAGCTCGTATCTGGCCACAAAGGCATTCTCTCTGTGCACCTCACCACGAAAGGAAAATCCGGCCATAGTGGATACCCCTGGCTCGGCCGTTCCGCGAACGAGGTCCTTGTAAGCGCTCTTGCAGCTATTATGCAATTGGGAGACAAGCTTCCCAAAAGCGACAAATATGGCACGACGACGTTCAATCTCGGCCGTATCGAAGGCGGTGTAGCTGCGAATGTCATCGCGCAAAACGCGTCTGCGAACATCGCAGTCCGAATCGCAGAAGGAACTCCCGAACTCATAAAAAAGGAAATCACCGTCGCCGTTCACGATGCTGTGGCATCTTTCCTCGAAGATGACAAAGATCTTAAATTCTCCGACATCATCGATATTGATTTCACAGGAGAAGGTTATGGACCAATTGATATCGATCATGATGTTCCAGGATTCGATGTCATTACCGTGAATTATGGCACTGACATTCCGTGGCTGAAGAAGACGGTCAAAGACCAGAAACGGTACTTGTATGGACCCGGATCGATTTTGGTGGCGCACAGCGCGAATGAGGAGTTGACCGTAAAGGACTTGGAGGATGCTGTGGAAGGGTATCAGAAGATTGTACTTTTCGCATTGGGGAAGGGCGAGAAGAGTGAGCAAGATGAGGGAAAGCAGGACTTGTAGTTGGCTAGAGCGATGACTGCTGTGTCGCTGCCTCCGAGGTCCGTTGTTTAGATCTGGGTTGTGATATCCAGTTCTGTGCGCATGCTTGCACGCCACACCCGCAGAAGCATTCATCTTGTGCACAAACAACACAAATCTCAAGCTTATCGGCCGTGGGACTCGAGCACCCTTCCGATCCTCGTTTCTCCGACTTGCGCAGCGTAGCCAAGGTGCTTGGTCTCGACGAGCGACGCAGCTGCGGGTTTAAGTTCGCGAGAGAGATCGCAAAGTGAGCGTATCGCCCAGTTTCCGTTTTGCTGTTCGCGACTGGACACCAAGTACGAGTCCCAACAATCCGGTCATCATTCACCTGCCATTGACTGACTGTCATCGACACAATAGCAGCGACAAAACGGACTTTGTCCATCACGATACCGTTTTCTTCGGCGTCGCGATCGCAGCTGCGGCTGTGGTGCTTATTTCGACATGCATCACAGTAAGTTCGCTCTGCTAATTAGTGAAAGATCTATGCTGACAGAGATAATTCAGACATTTGTTCGCGTGCGCCGCGCGagacagaagaagcagcgcaagGATGATCGGGCTGCTCAGACCGAGAGGTCCTTATATTGGCGAAGAATAGTCGATGCGAATAGGGATATCGAGCTGGGAGTTGTGCCGACGAATATCCGATCACCTAAGAGAGTGCACTTGAAGAGTAGATGAACATGTTTCATTACTGGACGTCTTCCGAGGGGCAGCAGAATGGGAACCTCGTGAACACTGCGTACATTGACCGTGGGCTCGAGTGTCACCTCCTGAGCTCACTGTATCTCTACATTGTATAGTGTGTCCAAGGCACTCTGTATCGATGGGCGAGCTAGGCGTGTATTCGAGGTCGCGGCGAGAGACCAGAAAGTGCAATTGAGTCAGACACAAAAGACCTTTCAGACAGAAAAGGAGACTGTACTCGTAACGACAAAACTGATGCGAATGCTTCAATACTGGATGCTTTCTGTTTCAAGACGTACAAGACATTAAACTGTTCTTCTGACACGATTTACTTCTTTTCCCGCCTCTCCCACTTCACAACAGCGGGGCTCAAAGGTCTCGAGAAAAGACTGCTGTAATCGGTATCAACGACCTTCTTGCTTCCATCCGGGTTGTAGAACTTGAAATCCCGAAGTACAGTGGCCGTAATGGTTTGCAGTTGCACATACGCGAACTGCTCGCCGATACATCGGTGACGCCCAGCACCAAATGGTAGGTACGGCGAAGCAGCTCCTTTGCTGACCAGACCGTAGCCGTAATCTTCTTTTTCCTCTGCAACAGCTTCCTTGACCATGCTGGGAACCAGGTGGGCGTACTTCTCATCCGGCGACTCGTCCCATCGGTGAGGCTCCCACAGAAGTGGTTCGGGGAAGTGCTCGTCCATTCGACTTGTGGCGCCTGGTGCTGCGAGAAGGGAGTGCGTGGTCGGGATGACATAAGGTGTACCTTCTACAGGCATGGGAGATTTGACTTTGCGAAGAATGGAGTGGATCGGTGCGTGGATGCGCAGAGTCTCCTTGACAACTTGGCTGAGCAGAGTGAGCTTGGAGAGGTTCTCGTATGTGAGCTCCTTGATGCTGCCATCCTCATTCACTCCAAGCACATCCTTCTGTTCCTGCACAAGCTCATCTTGAATGTCTCGTCGCGTGGCAAGGCGCAGGAAGATCCAAGAAgatgtggaagaagacgaatgtTGTCCAGCCATGAGCAGAGCAATCATCATGTGTGCCACCTCTCGATCGGGGATAGGCGTGCCATCTTTGTAGGTGCATGACATCAAATTTTTGATCATATCCTCCTCTCCGTTCTCTGAAGTCTTGTCGCCAGCCTCGCGTCGCTGCTTGATGATGGACATGTATGTTTCGGTCATCTTTTTCTGAGCATAATCGCGTCTCCTGTTTTGTGGTAGCGGCGCCCAAGGCAACATAAAGTTGATCGGGGTGAAACCCATATCGAGGTAGTGATACAGTTCGGCGAATGTCGAGTCGAATTTGCTGCGGACTTCCTTGCCTTGCAGCGATCGGCTAGCAGTGTAAATGGTGAGCTCGGCGAAAGCAGGCGGGAGGTCGAGAGTGCCGCTGGTCGAAGCGAATCGCTTATGTGGGTTGTTCTTAGAGAAGAATTGGCGCGTTTCTTCGGTGATCAATGTGACATAGGACTGCAGAGCAGCGCTGGTCAAGCCGAACTTGACAaacttcttctgctccatcAATTTGGAGTTGGGGCAGTCGTAGACGACGTCCTTGCCAAACACGGGCGTGGTGAGAGGGCTGTAGATCTCCTCGGCATTGACATCGCGCAGTTTGCCGTTCAGGATGAAGTCGTTGCCCTTGGTGCCCAGGCATACGGTCGTCTTCTTGCCGAGCAGAATGAAGGTGAAGACGTCGCCATATTTTTCGcggcaggagaagaagaacttGTACGGGTCGATGCCGTAGGAGATGGTGCTGCCGATGATGGGTACGAAGTGGAAGACGAGCGGCGGTTCATTCTTGGGCTGGCGGAAGAGGACCTGTCGAAGGACGTTGACGACGACGGAcaggaggaagaaggtggtggaggccaGCAGCACGAGTTTCCATGTCGCTGTTTGGCCAAAGTGGTTGTCGAAGGCGACGGCGACGTCCTGGAGGAGCCccatggcggtggtgggtggtggtgttgtggtgGAAGTGCGGTGTTCAAAGCATGGTGGGTGCTGGCCTTGAAATGCGTGGCCAATGGTCACTAAATGATTAGAAGTCGCCGCCTTCTCCATCGTACGATTTCAACATTTTGACAGGGATCCACGCGGGAACCACCTGCATTAGCGCAGGACCGTGCGTCATTGCCTCATTCGTGCCTCGTCTGATTTCTGGTGCGATGCCATTCGCCGAAAATACATCACTCTGCGGTGTCCTGTCCTGCAAACATCGTCCCATCATTCCTCCTCGTAGCGGTGCGAGGGCAGGGCAGATAGAAGCATGCAGTATGGCAGTGCTGTCGGCTTGGCCGAGCAGGTCGTTCACAATGTCGGAATGGCGAGAGCAGCATTGCCGAGCTGCACAGCCGATGATGGTAAGAGCTCTTCCATAGCAGGTGAGAAGGAATCCCCATGTCTCCAACTCATCTCTGGCACCATCTTCGACCACTTCGTCGATACACTCCAAAGCGGCATACAACAGCGCGAGCCTTTCGCGCCACCGCTGCCGCCACAATGCGCATCCCATACGCTCCCTCCGAACCGCCCGCGGACTCCACCGAGGAGACCAAAGCAATATACCATCGCATCGCGGAACGACGGAAACCACGACCTCTGATTCCCCTCGATCTCGCTCTTCTCCATAATCCGGCGATTGCAGATGGCTACAATTCCTTGCTGGGAGCCATTCGTACCAAGTCTTCGTTTCCATTAGAGCTGGCAGAATTGGCCATCTGCTACATCGCCGTGCTGAACACCGCAACGTATGAGTGGACTGCACATGCTCCCATCTATTTGAAAGCAGGCGGCAAGcgggagaagctggaggtgGTTCTCAAGGGCGACGTCCGTAACGAGTCGGTGCTCagtgaagaggagagagatgTACTGGCTTTCACCGAGCAGAGTACGAGAAACATCAAGGTCGAAGACGATCTGTTCGCCAAGATCAAGGAGCGGTACACGGATCAGCAGGTCATGGAGCTTACCATTACCATCGGAGGTTACAACATGGTCAGCCGGTTCCTGGTAGGTCTGGACGTCACAGAGAGCAATGGCAAGGAAATGGTGCTGCCGCCGGCATAAATTTGCACAACACACCCAGCTTTCCAGGACCACAACCTGACGCATAGTCACTTGAGATCTATGCACCCGCGGAAGAATTTGCACTACATGTGTCATGCACGCAGCACGCCAGGATGTTCAGTCTCACAATGGGCGGGACGCTTCAGTGGCAGCAGAGCACTTACGCcaagcttcttctctcaACTCAACGCAAGGCGCTAGGTGCAGGGGGTTGATGAAACGAAGAGAGCCTCTGAGGCTGCAACTGGTTGTTATGTGGCTGTATGGTCGTATGGAAGCTGCGCccgctgctgtggctgtgaaGTTGACAACCGAACGTAGGCGATGGGCGGCTAAATTATATTACTCTATGTTGATATTCGCCGCAATTCTGTGACTTGCACCATTCGCCTGATATCTTATGGCAGCTGAGATTTTCAATGCCGACGACAACCATATACACAACCCTCCCCAGGTCGACGTTTCGCCTGCTCAAGGTCAACGGCCTTCGTCGTTCAAACAAGCGGCTATCACTCTCTTTGCATGTATTTGCAGTGAACTGCCAGCCAAAATATGCTGCTTTGTCCTATGTATGGGGAACGGACGTCCCTACACATGAGATAAACCTCGATGGCCAGCCAATATTGGTGCGCAAAAACCTTTTTGACTTCTTCTGTTATGGGACGCTAGATCCCCGCGGGCATGAGCCTGAGAGCTGGTATGAATTCATCTGGGTAGATGCGCTCTGCATCGACCAAGGCAATGTATACGAACGAAACACCCAGGTCTCCAGGATGGACCAGATATACTCTGACGCTGCTGTGGTGCTCGTCTGGCTCGGCCGACTTGTTGGCTCTGAGCCGCGTTGTCGGCCAGAGTGGACAGAAGAAAAGCGGCAGAAAGAGCGAGAGCGCTATCGCCATAGTGTGGAGCTCAATGGATTCATGGAGGCCGATTATTGGGATCGAACGTGGACAGTACAGGAATTTGTACTGGCGCCACGTATTCATTTCTTCTGGCTGGATCGCGGAGGCGAAGTGATGGACCTGATAGCTGAGCAGGTCTTGGAACAAATACCGAAATCACAATTGGCGTCCAGCAGAGGTGGTGCGCGAGCCTATCTCGTAGTGCTATACGATGGGAGTAGCCAGTGGCTTGGAAAATTATCATTGCTGGACTGGATGTTGGAATTCTATTCGTGCGAATGCCTGGATAAAAGAGATAGGATCTTTGCTCTCATGGGCCTTATCAGAGATGACGAACGACGGCTCTTGTCGATATTCTTTCCAGACTACGAACGCGACCATGCGAATGTCGTTGTGATCGCTCTGTCCATCTTGCAGCATTTACACGGCAGACCGATCCTCGGACAACAAGGTCCAGAAGGATTTGAGGACGCGGAGCCAGCGTCAGAGAGCTATTCCGAGGAAGCGCATGGATCCTCTTGGGCTTGTGCAGTTCTCACAGTCATGGGAATGAGTTTTCATTCTGAAGAAGATGTTGCATGGTGGCAGGCTGCTGTGGATCATTTTCAGTTTACAATATTGTGAAGCAAGCCTTGCAGCAGGAAAGCTTGCGATTATGTGGTCGTTTGAAACCACTCTCGCTGTCAGCCGAGACGATGAGGCCGATCTCAGAACTGATACTGTGTTCGATGCGGATAATGGGGTTGCTAGCGCTTCTGAGCCTGACAGGAGACATACAGCTCGACTCCGAGCGAAGCTCCTGTTCTCGTGAATACGACCGGCCAATGGACCGCTCGATGGCCGAATCAGCGTCCCCAGCTAGCAGAAGTCTCGTGGAGAGAGAGACACAAATACTTGCAGTGTGCGACTTCACCGCAGCTTGCGGTGCTTTCAGTGTCGGAATATGAGGCCAGTCGACGCGCGATCAAAGAACCGCTCCACTGATACGGTGCACCATGTCTCGATGCAGAATTCAACACCCACGGCGCCAGTGGAGGCAGCGATGATGGCACGATCGTGAAAGACGTTCAGAGTCAGTCCAAGGTCACAAGTCATTTGCACAGGATTGGGTCAGATATGTCGTTCGATTCCGCACTATGCTACCTCAGGACATTCGCACGACTATATCTCTGTTCCCAGATATCCGGTCCATCTTTCGACACAAAGACCATCGGCCAACTTCGATCTGTGAGTGTCCGACAAGGAAAAACAGCTTTCGTCATCACAAGAGTTGCCCGTGCTCTTGGTAATAATTCGTATCATGAAGTGGGCGAAGTGATGGCGGAAGCAGCGGATGATGTGTTGTCATTGTTCTTGGTGTTTCTTGTGGTGGTGGGATAAGCATAAGCCGGATGCCGGAGCCAAGACGGCGTCGAAAGGCCTAACCTGATGACGATGATAGTGTCTCGGTTGTGATCTTTCACTTCACGCACACATGTCGACGGAAGCATCGAGATGTCGTGGCTGATGTTGCTTAGAAGCTGTAAGGTAATGCTCAATCGCCGCGGAAGCGAGCAAGACCGATAGTCTCACGCTCACAGACTGTGGGGACTGGCTTGAAAACCGGAGACCTGGTGCTGACTGAGGCGGCGCTGCTGATCGAAGATGAGCGGGAAGCCGGGGCGTGGTTGCTTAGAAATCCTCCATCGTCGAGGACGAGATCTGCGACGGCTTGCTCATTCTTGCCGGCACTCATGGCTGGAGATGGTAGGGTGTCTTTTGGTGAAAGAGCAAGAGGGGATGTCTTCTCTTGAGGGACGGCAGCGGACAATTGGAGCCAGGTGCCTGGGATGAGACCTCTTCGCATTCTATCGAGGGTAGCGGCTTGCTGTGCGGCTTTGACCTCGTTGTCGCTTGGGCGGTCCTTGTTCCAGAGTCCAGACattgttgttggtggtgttgtaGAAGTTGTAGAAGGTGAACGAGGTAATGTTCCGATTCTCGTGTCTTTGATAAATGTTCACTGCTCAAGTTGTGAAGTAGTGCTGGGATGATAAAGGAATCACACAAAGGAAAGAGGGAAAGCTCTCTTATAGCTCTGAACACGTACATGCCTCCTCTCCCATCTGTGCCAGACAGACCTGGGGCACTAAGAAAGTGGGATGCATCGCTGCAACGGGGAGCAGCACGCCAAGCGGAGGTTTGATAACGCCGAGTGAAGCATCGTCTCAGCACAACACACACAAATGGGAAGGCGACAGGGCAAATCTCTGCTTCGTCATCGACCATGTGACCATCGACGGTTGGAAATCTGTGAACGGGGGATTTAAACGTTTGGGCTTGGCTCTGGAGAAATGCAGCGACAGTGCTGGGGAATGCTGGTCAGTCTAAGATCAGGCCGAGCCTTGCCCAGAACTTCTTCCTGGCAACCGTCGCAGCGCGGATGTGCTCCCACACCAGTCAGgagcttgctgtgcttgggCTTGCCCACTTTTACCCACtgtttgctgctgttcaAGAGTTGTGGCCAAGGGGCTAATGCACACCGATCTTCTTGCGTGCGTGCTTGACCTGACGGACTTTTTGCTCCTGCCTGCGCTCGGGGTTAGCGGAAGGCGAGGGGTGCGACGGTTCGGGGCACGGCGCCTGTTCCAGACTCTGCTCGATGGGGTGGAGGAGTAACGGGGGAAATGGACTGGGAAAGCGTCGGTGTCCGGTAGGGCTTGGCTTCGTTCTGTTTCAAAGCGCTGCGCCCTCCACTCTCCGGTTTTCCCAACTGGGTAATTGGTATGGAGTGCACGCGTCTCCGATCAGCGTGTCAAGATGAGGCGGTGTGGTTGGTGGAAAAGTATGGCTGCGATCTGCTGCGAGAGAATGGGGAAGGGGTTCACCTGTGCAGCGTGCAGTGGGATCCCACGTCTGTGGATGCTCTGATACTGCATCTGCGCGGGACTTGCATATTGCTGCTTGTTCGGtggcgctgcagctgcgataCTGCGGTCGTGCCAGCTCAGCATTCACTTGGCGAGTCTCATGAACGCGTAGCATTCGAAATTGCAACATGCTGTGATGACATTGCACAAAAGCTACAGCCTACAGCGGTCGCTGCTGACGAAGCGGCATTTCGTAATCAGATGCGGATGTTCATTTGATCCGTCTAGCAACTGTCCGGAGTGCGGCCGCAGGACACGAAGTGAAGCTACAGTAGACAGATAGGCTGACTGATAGCGGCATGAGAAGACCAGATTGCCTGATGCTT from the Cercospora beticola chromosome 9, complete sequence genome contains:
- a CDS encoding uncharacterized protein (MEROPS:MER0026479), whose product is MRLAQLLSALVAASPSVASILPAPEDKLLLAPDLVDFHKALVEIESISGNEKAVGDWLYESLVNQGYHAERQYVSKDPERFNVFAWPGHNRDPPVVLSSHIDTVPPFLPYKSTKHKHNTTIFGRGSVDAKGSVATQIIAVNELLAASKISRDDVGILYVVGEEVGGEGMKHANQLSLTPSTIIFGEPTELKLVSGHKGILSVHLTTKGKSGHSGYPWLGRSANEVLVSALAAIMQLGDKLPKSDKYGTTTFNLGRIEGGVAANVIAQNASANIAVRIAEGTPELIKKEITVAVHDAVASFLEDDKDLKFSDIIDIDFTGEGYGPIDIDHDVPGFDVITVNYGTDIPWLKKTVKDQKRYLYGPGSILVAHSANEELTVKDLEDAVEGYQKIVLFALGKGEKSEQDEGKQDL
- the CYP51B gene encoding Sterol 14-alpha demethylase, whose translation is MGLLQDVAVAFDNHFGQTATWKLVLLASTTFFLLSVVVNVLRQVLFRQPKNEPPLVFHFVPIIGSTISYGIDPYKFFFSCREKYGDVFTFILLGKKTTVCLGTKGNDFILNGKLRDVNAEEIYSPLTTPVFGKDVVYDCPNSKLMEQKKFVKFGLTSAALQSYVTLITEETRQFFSKNNPHKRFASTSGTLDLPPAFAELTIYTASRSLQGKEVRSKFDSTFAELYHYLDMGFTPINFMLPWAPLPQNRRRDYAQKKMTETYMSIIKQRREAGDKTSENGEEDMIKNLMSCTYKDGTPIPDREVAHMMIALLMAGQHSSSSTSSWIFLRLATRRDIQDELVQEQKDVLGVNEDGSIKELTYENLSKLTLLSQVVKETLRIHAPIHSILRKVKSPMPVEGTPYVIPTTHSLLAAPGATSRMDEHFPEPLLWEPHRWDESPDEKYAHLVPSMVKEAVAEEKEDYGYGLVSKGAASPYLPFGAGRHRCIGEQFAYVQLQTITATVLRDFKFYNPDGSKKVVDTDYSSLFSRPLSPAVVKWERREKK